Genomic DNA from Longimicrobiaceae bacterium:
ACTCCCGGTGGGGGCGCCGTTTCGCACTTCGCACTTCGCACTTTCGCACTCCGGCGTGCCGGTTATATTGGCACTGAATTTCCCGCGCCAGCTCTCGACTTCCCGATCCTGCTTCCCGCCCGCGACAGGAGCCCCCATGCCGAGCGCCACGCCCCCGGAGAGCCACAGCCGCGTCGTCGCGCTGGACCCCGTGGAGCGCGACACCATTCCCCGCATCTTCCTCCGCGCCGTGGACCGGTACGACCGCGCGGAGGCCGTGCGGCACAAGGAGGGGGGCGCGTGGAAGTCGCTGGACCACCGCGAGATGGAGGAGCGGGTCACGAGGCTTGCGGCGGCGCTCTCCGCGGCCGGCGTGCAGGCGGGGGACCGGGTGGCGATCCTGTCCGAGAACCGCCCGGAGTGGGCGATCGTCGACTACGCGGTGCTGGGGCTGGGCGGGGTCGTCGTTCCCATCTACGCCACCCTCCCGGCCAACCAGGTCGCCTACATCCTGGAGAACTGCGGCGCGCGCGCGATCTTCGCCTCCACCCCCGAGCAGGTGGCGAAGGTCGTGGAGATCCGCGGCGGGCTCCCGGCGCTGGAGCAGGTGGTCGCCTTCGACGACCCCGCCGGCGCGCCGGACGTGGAGCGCTTTCGCGACCTGCTGGAGGCCGGGCGCGCCACCATGGAGCGGGGCGAGGTGGGGAGCTTCCGCGAGGCCGCGCTGCGGGTCTCGCGCGACGACGTGGCGACGCTGATCTACACCTCCGGGACCACGGGCGACCCCAAGGGGGTCATGCTCACGCACTACAACCTGGCCTCCAACGTCGCCGCCGTCCTGCAGCACGGGTTCGCCGCCATCTTCTCCCGGGGGACGGTCGCCCTCTCCTTCCTCCCGCTCTCGCACGTGTTCGAGCGGATGGTGGACTACCTGTACCGGGACCAGGGAGTCTGCATCGCCTACGCCGAGTCCATGGAGAAGGTGGCGGACAACCTCGGCGAGGTGCGTCCGAACGTCGCCGTCTCCGTTCCCCGCCTCTTCGACAAGATCTACACGAAGGTGATGGGCGCGACGGGGCTCCGGAAACGGATCCTCCTGTGGGCCAGCGGGGTCGGGGAGCGCGTGGTCGACGAGCGCCTGGCGGGGCGGGAGCCCTCGGGCGCGCTGGCGCTGCAGTACGGCCTCGCCGACCGGCTGGTCTTCTCCAAGCTGCGGGAGCGCGTGGGCGGACGCCTGGGGAGCTTCATCTCCGGGGGCGCGCCTCTCTCCGCGGGGGTGGCGAGGTTCTTCCACGCGGCCGGGCTCCCCGTGTACGAGGGGTACGGCCTCACCGAGACCTCGCCGGTGATCGCGGCGAACCGGCCGGGGCACGTGCGGCTGGGGACGGTGGGCCAGGTGGTCCCCGGGGTGGAGGTACGGATCGGGCAGGACGGGGAGATCCTGACCCGTGGGCCCCACGTGATGAAGGGGTACTGGAACAACCCGGAGGCGACGGCGAAGGCCATCGACCCGGACGGGTGGTTCCACACCGGCGACGTGGGCGAGCTGGACGCCGACGGCTTCCTGCGGATCACCGACCGGCTCAAGGACCTGATCGTCACCGCGGGCGGCAAGAACGTTGCGCCGCAGCCCGTCGAGAACGCCGCCGCCATGTCGCCCTTCGTAGCGCAGGCGGTCATGGTGGGCGACCGGCGCCCCTACACCGTCCTCCTGCTGGTGCCGGACTTCGAGAACCTGGGCGCCTGGGCCGGGCGGAACGGGATCGACGCCGCCGACCGCGCGGCGCTGGTGCGCGACCCGCGCGTTCGGGAGCTGCTGGAGCAGGACGCACTGGGGCGGCTGGACGCCTTCGCGCGCTACGAGAAGCCCAAGAAGGTGGCGGTGCTCCCGGACGAGCTCACCGTGGACTCGGGCGCGCTGACGCCGACGCTCAAGGTGAAGCGCCGGGTCGTCGAGGAGCGGTACCGGAACGAGATCGAGGCGCTGTACGCCGACGGCGGAGCGCACGGAACGAGAGGAGGAGAATGAAAGCGAAGCTGCACAGCCAGGGGAAGCAGGGCGGGATGCCGAAGGGAAAGCTGCTGCTGGGGGCCGCCGGCCTCCTCCTCTTCATCGTGGGGGTCCGCCGGAGCTTCCGCACCGAGCAGGGAGAGATCGGCGAGGTGCTCCCCCCGCGCGAGGAAACGGAGCCCGAGGCACGGGAGTCGGCCGCGTAATACCGAATCCGGTCGTATCGGGAAGAGTCCCTCCTCGCCCGGCCATCCGGATCGCCGGAGGAACAGCAATGGCTCACGCAGAGGAAGCAGAGGAAACAGGGGACTGCTCTCTCGCTGTTCCTCTGCTTCCCCTGCTTCCTCTGCGTGCGTCCCGCCGTTTTTCGGTGTTCCCGGGGGAGCGCCCCGCCGACGACCTCACGCGACACAGCCGCCCGCACCTACAGTGGACCACGAACAGAAGCACGTCCTCGGCATGTGGATCGTGGCGGCCTTCCTGGGCGGCTTCGCGATGCTGCTCTGGTGGGTGGGGACGCTGGAGCGGGAGGGCGGGGGCGCGGCGCCGCCCTCGCCCGTGCAGGTGTACGACTCCACGGCGTGAGCGCCGGGCGTCAGCGGCGGCGGGCGACCTCCTCAACCGCACGGCGCACGTAGACGGGGACCATCGCCCGGCGCCAGTCCGGGTCCACGATGATGTTCTCCAGCGGGTGGCACTGCTTGAACGCCTGCTGCGCCACGGCGTCGGCCACGTCCCCCACCGGGCGCCCCACCGCCACCTTCTCCAGCCCGGAGACCACGCGCGGCCGCGACCCCAGCGCGGACACCACCAGCGACATGGCCGCCACCGTGTCGTCCTCCGCCACGTCCGCGGCGAGCGCCACCGTCAGGAGGGGGAAGTCGATCGAGTTCCGCTGCCGCAGCTTGCGGTAGGCGGTCCGCAGCCCCGGCGGGGGGAGGGGGATCCGCACCCGCACCAGCAGCTCCCCCGGACGGCGCACGGTGTTCCACTTCCCGTCCGCCACGAAGAAGTCCGCCACGGGGACGGTGCGCACCCCCTCGGCGGAGGCCAGATCCGCCGTCGCTCCGAGCGTCATCAGCACCGGGGGGGTGTCGGCCGAGTGCGCGGCCACGCACTTCTTCCCCACCCGGGTGACGTGGCACACGTCGCCGTCCTTCTTCAGGCAGAACCCCAGCGCCTCGCGCCAGAAGTGGCTCTGGTTGTAGTAGGTGCAGCGCGTGTCCAGGCAGAGGTTCCCGCCGATCGTCCCCTGGTTGCGGATCTGCGGGCCCGCCACGTGGCCTGCGGCGTCCGCCAGCGCCGGGAAGAAGCGGAGCACCAGCGGGCTGCGCGCCACCTCGGTGAGCGTCGCCGCGGCGCCCAGCGAAAGGAAGCGGGCGCCGCCGCCGTCCGGGCCCACGGGGCGCCCTTCCGGGTCGTCCAGGCGGATCCCGCGCATCTCCTCCACCCCCTTGAGGGCCACCAGGAGCCGCGGCGTCCAGAGCCGGTGCTTCATGTTGGGCACCAAGTCTGTGCCGCCGGCCACGGGCATGGCGTCCTCGCGCCCGTGCAGGAGGGCGATGGCCTCCTCCAGGCGGGCGGGGCGGGCGTACTGGTATTCGTGGAGACGGAGCATGGCACGTCGGTTGGGCGTTCGATTTCGGCGGCGACCGAAGCTAGCGAAAACCGGCCGCCGCTGAAAGGCCGCGGAAAGCGGGCGGAGGGGCCCGCCTCAGGCGGCGGGCCCCTCCCCTGCGGAAGTGGGCGCGAACGCCCGCGGGAGGCGCAGGATGAAGACCGAACCGCCGCCGTCCCGCCCGTCCACGCGCAGGGAGCCGCGCAGCAGCGTAGCCAGCTTCCGGGCGATGGTCAGCCCGAACCCGGTCCCCCGGCGCATCGAGTCGGTGCGGGAGGGGTCGCCGAGCTGCTCGAACGCCTCGAAGATCCGCCCGCGGTCCTCGGGCGAGATCCCCGGGCCGGTGTCCCCCACCCAGACTTCCACGACGTCCGGCGCCTCCGGGACGGCCCGCGTCTCGATCCGCACCTCCCCCTGCGGGGTGAACTTCACCGCGTTCCCCACCAGCGCCAGGAGGAGCTGCCGGAGCCGGTCCGGGTCGGTCTGCAGCGTGGCGGCGCCGTCGCCGACCTCCACCTGGAAGCGCAGGCGCTTCGCCTCCGCCTGCTGGCGGAGCGGCTCCAGCGTGCCGCGCAGGAAGGGCTCCAGCTCCACCGGCGCGGGGGAGACGGGGAGCCGGCCGACCTCGGCGGTGGTCATCAGGAGGACGTCGTCCACCAGCCGCGCCAGGTGCTCCGCGCAGACGCCGGCCCGCTCCGCCGCCCGCTGCGCCCCGGCGGGGACGGAGCCGTACGTCTCGGTGCTGAGGAGGTGCGTGTAGCCGACGATGGCGTTGAGCGGGGTGCGCA
This window encodes:
- a CDS encoding FAD binding domain-containing protein, whose protein sequence is MLRLHEYQYARPARLEEAIALLHGREDAMPVAGGTDLVPNMKHRLWTPRLLVALKGVEEMRGIRLDDPEGRPVGPDGGGARFLSLGAAATLTEVARSPLVLRFFPALADAAGHVAGPQIRNQGTIGGNLCLDTRCTYYNQSHFWREALGFCLKKDGDVCHVTRVGKKCVAAHSADTPPVLMTLGATADLASAEGVRTVPVADFFVADGKWNTVRRPGELLVRVRIPLPPPGLRTAYRKLRQRNSIDFPLLTVALAADVAEDDTVAAMSLVVSALGSRPRVVSGLEKVAVGRPVGDVADAVAQQAFKQCHPLENIIVDPDWRRAMVPVYVRRAVEEVARRR
- a CDS encoding long-chain fatty acid--CoA ligase, whose product is MPSATPPESHSRVVALDPVERDTIPRIFLRAVDRYDRAEAVRHKEGGAWKSLDHREMEERVTRLAAALSAAGVQAGDRVAILSENRPEWAIVDYAVLGLGGVVVPIYATLPANQVAYILENCGARAIFASTPEQVAKVVEIRGGLPALEQVVAFDDPAGAPDVERFRDLLEAGRATMERGEVGSFREAALRVSRDDVATLIYTSGTTGDPKGVMLTHYNLASNVAAVLQHGFAAIFSRGTVALSFLPLSHVFERMVDYLYRDQGVCIAYAESMEKVADNLGEVRPNVAVSVPRLFDKIYTKVMGATGLRKRILLWASGVGERVVDERLAGREPSGALALQYGLADRLVFSKLRERVGGRLGSFISGGAPLSAGVARFFHAAGLPVYEGYGLTETSPVIAANRPGHVRLGTVGQVVPGVEVRIGQDGEILTRGPHVMKGYWNNPEATAKAIDPDGWFHTGDVGELDADGFLRITDRLKDLIVTAGGKNVAPQPVENAAAMSPFVAQAVMVGDRRPYTVLLLVPDFENLGAWAGRNGIDAADRAALVRDPRVRELLEQDALGRLDAFARYEKPKKVAVLPDELTVDSGALTPTLKVKRRVVEERYRNEIEALYADGGAHGTRGGE